The Rhopalosiphum maidis isolate BTI-1 chromosome 1, ASM367621v3, whole genome shotgun sequence genome has a segment encoding these proteins:
- the LOC113559475 gene encoding LOW QUALITY PROTEIN: echinoderm microtubule-associated protein-like CG42247 (The sequence of the model RefSeq protein was modified relative to this genomic sequence to represent the inferred CDS: deleted 1 base in 1 codon), with protein sequence MLAPTVTIQPSSRPSSTMGEREVMASADGSEEKHEPNVKEIVAPARLNVPQSDNKSESEDEDYQEVSRHTQQIVHVGPPGYWQSMPNSRVASPGNDNGSETSSVMPAPVPGLAASRVAKEKYNHLSYWKARKVTFFKNGDLYFPGLELRFRPGRDIGNLEALLDKLSTRMDLPRGARYLFSMDGVRVVSLDQLEDDQSYVVSSYKSFKNANYGKKSGGWNSTTAPTTSSGWSRQSSMSRKQSVADANELTSATSGLNITKSSTTRVIRIINNFDHTVQCRVLLNLRTTQPFEEVIEDLGHVLKMNNAKRMLTVSNQEVRSFSQLRNEFSDVDTFYITSESRVLSPPFRRSRSRGALAVEPIINTVPTKAEKQRRARSKSRPRALYAADTDIVKVPPDYTVLDVMKEEPIRVQIRGTRKTFFPPMVHSPADDSPPDKRLTLNWVYGYRGIDTKRNLWVLPTGELLYYVAAVAVLYDRDEESQRHYIGHTEDIQCMDIHPSKEMVASAQKAGRTRKTQAHIRIWSPETLYTLYIVGNGEFEEGVSALAFSQLTGGNYLLAVDCGREKMLSVWQWQWGHLLGKVATMQTEDILGASFHPLDDNLMITYGKGHLTFWTRRKDGFFEKIDIIKAPSRTVVTSLQFEQEGDVITADGDGFITIYSVDSDGAYYVRMEFEAHNKGINALIMLPEGTLLSGGEKDRKIIAWDSLQNYNKITETKLTEVYGGVRSLYPQRPGRNDGNIYVGTIKNHILEGSMQRRFNRIVFGHSKQLWGLAVHPDDELFATAGYDKNISLWKRHALLWSTQIAYDCVSLTFHPFGTALVAGSVEGYLIILNAENGSVVSSVRVCGSALTCMGFNPAGDTIAVGSQNGSVYLYRVSRDGFTFKKSNKIRGVQPLVHLDWSTDGNYLQTVTAEYDLVFWDVKGLIQEKSASAMKDVKWYTYNATIGYLVSGIWHNRYYPTSSMISTANRSAAHDLFITGDTDGYIRLFRHPCIFTKSEYNEEKVYSGQVSSARFLYNDRNVVTVGGTDAALMLWDVIED encoded by the exons ATGTTGGCACCAACTGTCACTATTCAACCATCATCCCGACCGTCCAGTACGATGGGAGAACGAGAAGTTATGGCGTCCGCA GACGGCAGCGAAGAAAAACATGAACCAAATGTGAAAGAGATTGTTGCCCCTGCAAGATTAAACGTCCCTCAGTCAGACAACAAGTCAGAAAGTGAAGATGAAGATTATCAAGAA gTATCACGGCACACACAACAAATAGTACATGTCGGACCACCAGGATATTGGCAAAGTATGCCTAATAGCAGAGTAGCTAGTCCTGGAAATGACAACGGGAGCGAAACATCATCAGTTATGCCTGCTCCAGTCCCTGGATTAGCTGCTTCTAGAGTGGCTAAAGAGAAATATAATCATCTATCGTATTGGAAAGCTAGAAAA gtaacgttttttaaaaatggcgATTTATACTTTCCGGGATTAGAATTACGTTTCAGACCTGGGAGAGATATTGGAAATTTAGAAGCGCTATTGGACAAATTATCAACACGAATGGATTTACCTCGTGGTGCacgatatttgttttcaatggATGGCGTCAGGGTTGTCAGTTTAGACCAATTAGAAGATGATCAGTCATACGTGGTTTCTTCTTATAAAAGTTTCAAG aatgcAAACTACGGTAAAAAATCTGGTGGTTGGAACTCCACAACTGCCCCGACTACAAGTTCGGGTTGGTCGAGGCAATCGTCCATGAGTAGGAAGCAGTCAGTAGCTGATGCTAACGAGTTGACTTCAGCTACTTCAGGacttaatataactaaatcaTCTACAACTAGAGTTATAAggattattaacaatttcgATCACACAGTACAG tgtcGCGTTCTACTTAATTTAAGAACCACCCAACCTTTTGAAGAGGTCATTGAAGATTTAGGACATGTGCTCAAAATGAACAATGCTAAACGCATGTTAACCGTGTCTAATCAAgaa GTTCGTAGTTTTTCTCAACTGAGAAATGAATTTTCGGACGtggatacattttatattacgtCGGAGTCACGTGTACTATCGCCGCCATTTAGAAGGTCAAGATCTAGAGGGGCGTTAGCGGTTGAACCGATTATAAATACAGTTCCTACAAAGGCGGAAAAGCAAAGGAGAGCGAGAAGTAAAAGCCGACCTCGTGCGCTATATGCAGCTGATACAGATATTGTTAAAGTGCCTCCAg attATACGGTTTTGGATGTGATGAAAGAAGAACCAATACGCGTGCAAATAAGAGGGacaagaaaaacatttttccctCCAATGGTCCATTCTCCTGCAGATGATTCACCACCAGACAAAagattaactttaaattggGT TTACGGTTATCGAGGCATCGATACAAAAAGAAACCTGTGGGTATTGCCTACCGGAGAACTTTTGTATTACGTCGCGGCTGTAGCTGTACTTTATGATAGGGATGAAGAATCACAAAGACATTATATTGGACATACTGAAGATATTCAATG tATGGATATACATCCTTCCAAAGAAATGGTAGCTTCGGCTCAAAAAGCCGGCAGAACACGAAAAACACAGGCTCACATTAGGATTTGGAGTCCCGAAACTCTGTATACTCTGTACATAGTTGGCAATGGCGAATTTGAAGAAGGAGTCAGCGCATTAGCATTTTCACAACTC acTGGAGGAAACTATTTATTAGCCGTTGACTGTGGAagagaaaaaatgttatctgtTTGGCAATGGCAATGGGGACATTTATTGGGTAAAGTAgct ACGATGCAAACTGAAGACATACTAGGTGCATCCTTTCACCCTTTAGAtgacaatttaatgataactTATGGTAAAGGTCATTTAACGTTTTGGACCAGACGGAAAGATGGATTTTTCGAGAAAATTGATATCATAAAAGca CCTTCGAGGACGGTAGTTACCAGTTTACAGTTCGAACAAGAAGGGGACGTAATTACGGCGGATGGCGATGGatttattacgatttattCTGTAGATAGCGATGGCGCGTATTATGTTAGAATGGAATTCGag GCACACAACAAAGGCATAAATGCTCTTATAATGCTACCTGAAGGAACTCTATTGTCTGGGGGTGAAAAAGACCGTAAAATCATAGCTTGGGATtcattacaaaattacaacaaGATAACTGAAACGAAA ctaaCTGAAGTTTATGGTGGTGTAAGAAGTCTATACCCTCAACGACCAGGAAGAAATGACGGTAACATATACGTAGGAAcgataaaaaatcatattctaGAAGGATCAATGCAAAGAAGATTTAATAGA ATAGTATTCGGCCATAGTAAACAATTATGGGGATTAGCAGTTCATCCGGACGATGAACTTTTTGCCACCGCGggttacgataaaaatataagtcttTGGAAAAGACATGCTTTACTGTGGAGTACCCAA ATTGCATATGACTGTGTATCACTTACCTTTCATCCATTTGGTACTGCTCTTGTGGCTGGTTCAGTGGAaggatatttgattattttaaatgctgaAAATGGGTCTGTGGTGTCAAGCGTTCGAGTGTGTGGTTCTGCATTGACGTGTATGGGTTTTAATCCag CTGGTGATACAATAGCCGTTGGTTCTCAAAATGGTAGTGTATATCTTTATCGAGTAAGTAGAGACGGatttacgtttaaaaaatcgaataaaattAGAGGAGTTCAACCATTGGTGCATTTAGACTGGAGTACCGACGGAAATTATCTACAAACAGTAACTGCCGAGTACGACCTAGTTTTTT gGGACGTCAAAGGATTGATACAAGAAAAAAGTGCATCTGCGATGAAGGACGTTAAATGGTACACATATAACGCAACTATAGGCTACTTAGTTTctg GTATTTGGCACAATAGATATTATCCAACTTCATCAATGATAAGCACTGCCAATAGATCAGCAGCCCATGATCTTTTTATAACTGGAGATACAGATGGGTATATCAGACTATTTAG GCATCCGTGTATTTTTACCAAATCAGAATACAACGAAGAGAAGGTTTATAGTGGACAAGTATCGAGCGCTAGATTTTTGTATAATGATAGAAACGTGGTGACAGTCGGTGGAACGGATGCGGCTTTAATGTTATGGGATGTCATAGAAGATTAA